A stretch of Aphelocoma coerulescens isolate FSJ_1873_10779 chromosome 1A, UR_Acoe_1.0, whole genome shotgun sequence DNA encodes these proteins:
- the LOC138121157 gene encoding endonuclease domain-containing 1 protein-like — METEQFLTNQYKISPQQIGQSQAITQDYKNLTELDRGHLSPSGHQNGNNNKSATFTLTNIVPQNSSLNKGAWKDYENQTMAQRTQGCTTTYVITGAVPGNTYIANNRVNKPSHIWSAACCQTNTNMKTWAVIAENNKNQ, encoded by the coding sequence ATGGAAACAGAGCAGTTCCTCACAAATCAATACAAGATCAGTCCACAGCAAATTGGCCAGAGTCAGGCTATCACCCAAGACTACAAGAACCTGACTGAGTTGGACCGTGGCCATTTGAGCCCCAGTGGCCATCAAAATGGCAACAACAACAAGTCAGCTACCTTCACCCTCACCAACATAGTGCCCCAGAACAGCTCTCTCAACAAAGGTGCCTGGAAGGACTACGAGAACCAAACAATGGCCCAGAGAACCCAGGGCTGTACAACCACCTATGTCATCACGGGTGCTGTGCCTGGGAACACCTACATTGCCAACAACAGGGTTAACAAACCCAGTCACATCTGGTCAGCTGCCTGCTGTCAGACCAACACCAACATGAAGACTTGGGCGGTCATTGCTGAGAACAACAAGAACCAG